The following coding sequences lie in one Paenibacillus durus ATCC 35681 genomic window:
- a CDS encoding ATP phosphoribosyltransferase regulatory subunit: MSKPKGFEKPIGFRDYLPHAVSKLRKIENDVLNCMGQWGYRQIMTPTLEYYDTVGVASSTSDQKLYKLLNNRGQALVLRSEMTAPVARVVSSLLKDEPLPLRLSYHANVFRAIEEEAGREAEFYQTGVELVGDDSPEADAEVVALAIASLQAAGVGTFKIAIGHVGFLNGLFQEVAPGLPEVQEELKSHLLGRDYVAFRDALGRLSLTEEQKEEMDGLLRLRGGKEICGQALELSRHPLARASIEHLCKVWEVLEAYEVSQHVLIDLTMVGDFTYYTGMTFEGYAAELGFPVCSGGRYDNLLQQFGRSVPSTGFSLKTNRILDGVRGTEERQELPTLVQYDVLRRKEGLKESIRLRAEGHVVVTRLVSEPGDLTTADTEAGTGTADGKRYREIYTFVSFVKERS; this comes from the coding sequence ATGTCCAAACCGAAGGGCTTTGAGAAGCCCATTGGCTTCCGGGACTATCTCCCGCATGCCGTGAGCAAATTGCGCAAAATTGAGAATGATGTACTGAATTGCATGGGCCAATGGGGCTATCGCCAGATTATGACGCCTACACTGGAATATTACGATACGGTTGGGGTTGCCAGCTCTACCTCGGACCAGAAGCTGTATAAGCTGCTGAACAATCGCGGCCAGGCGTTGGTGCTGCGTTCGGAGATGACGGCTCCGGTGGCCCGCGTTGTCTCTTCGCTGCTTAAGGACGAACCGCTGCCGCTGCGTTTGTCCTACCATGCCAATGTTTTTCGGGCGATAGAGGAGGAGGCCGGACGCGAGGCTGAGTTTTATCAGACCGGTGTCGAGCTGGTGGGCGACGATTCTCCGGAAGCCGATGCGGAGGTTGTGGCTCTGGCCATTGCTTCGCTGCAGGCGGCGGGAGTGGGAACGTTCAAGATCGCCATCGGCCATGTCGGCTTCCTGAACGGACTGTTCCAGGAGGTGGCTCCGGGGCTGCCGGAAGTGCAGGAGGAGCTTAAGAGCCATTTGCTGGGCCGCGATTATGTCGCTTTCCGTGATGCACTCGGCCGGCTGAGCCTGACCGAAGAGCAAAAAGAAGAGATGGACGGGCTGCTGCGGCTGCGCGGCGGCAAGGAAATCTGCGGTCAGGCGCTGGAGCTTAGCCGGCATCCGCTCGCCCGCGCCTCGATTGAGCATCTGTGCAAGGTGTGGGAGGTACTGGAGGCTTATGAAGTATCCCAGCATGTGCTGATCGATCTGACCATGGTCGGAGATTTCACTTATTATACGGGTATGACGTTCGAAGGCTATGCCGCCGAACTCGGGTTCCCGGTTTGCAGTGGCGGACGTTACGACAATCTGCTGCAGCAGTTCGGACGGTCGGTTCCTTCAACGGGCTTCTCACTGAAGACGAATCGTATTCTTGACGGCGTCAGGGGAACGGAAGAGAGACAAGAGCTGCCGACTCTTGTTCAATATGATGTATTGCGGCGCAAGGAAGGACTGAAGGAGTCGATACGGCTGCGGGCCGAAGGCCATGTCGTGGTAACCCGGCTGGTATCGGAGCCCGGAGACCTAACAACAGCCGATACTGAGGCCGGGACGGGTACAGCGGACGGCAAGCGGTATAGGGAGATTTACACATTTGTATCATTTGTAAAAGAGCGCAGCTGA
- the hisG gene encoding ATP phosphoribosyltransferase: MAQILKVAMPKGRIYDKAAELFRAAGLPIPPEGEASRKLVIPLPEAGMEFILAKPVDVPTYVEYGAADIGIVGKDVLLEENRDVYELLDLGIARCRMSIIGLPNWEPGIHQRVATKYPNVASRYFREQGQQVEVIKLNGSIELAPLIGLAERIVDMVETGQTLRENGLVEQQSIFGITSRLVANRVSYRMKNAEIQQLCDRLQSVIAEPAR, encoded by the coding sequence ATGGCGCAGATACTTAAAGTGGCTATGCCCAAGGGCCGCATTTATGACAAGGCGGCGGAGCTGTTCCGCGCTGCGGGACTGCCGATTCCTCCGGAGGGCGAGGCATCACGCAAGCTGGTCATTCCGCTGCCTGAAGCGGGGATGGAATTTATTTTGGCGAAGCCGGTGGATGTACCCACCTATGTGGAGTACGGAGCGGCGGATATCGGCATCGTCGGCAAGGATGTTCTGCTGGAGGAGAACCGGGATGTGTACGAGCTGCTGGACCTTGGTATCGCCCGCTGCCGGATGTCGATCATCGGATTGCCGAACTGGGAGCCGGGTATTCACCAGCGCGTGGCGACGAAGTACCCGAATGTCGCTTCACGGTATTTCCGGGAGCAGGGCCAGCAGGTTGAGGTCATCAAGCTGAACGGGTCTATAGAGCTGGCGCCGCTGATCGGGCTTGCCGAACGGATCGTCGATATGGTGGAGACGGGGCAGACCTTGCGCGAGAACGGACTGGTCGAGCAGCAAAGCATCTTCGGGATTACAAGCAGGCTTGTAGCCAATCGGGTCAGCTACCGGATGAAAAATGCGGAAATCCAGCAGCTGTGCGACCGGCTGCAGAGCGTTATTGCTGAACCGGCCCGGTAA
- the hisD gene encoding histidinol dehydrogenase — MKVQSSRDFKLQRDVDYGTPEQNKAVKQIVADIKQEGDAALFRYTEKFDGARLSRDNVRVTQEELQAAYEHVEESFVSAIRAAADNIRAFHARQKRNSWMDLQPDGTILGQIIRPLQRVGVYVPGGKASYPSSVLMNVIPAQIAGVPEIVMVTPPATGGKEGIDPYILVAAAEAGVNEIYRVGGAQAVAALAFGTESIAPVDKICGPGNIYVALAKREVYGAVDIDSIAGPSEIVVLADDTAEPAYIAADLLSQAEHDEMASAILVTASQALAEAVAAEVERQLRELPREAIARASVENYGAIIVVETLEEGISVVNRLAPEHLEIVAQDPMALTGAVQNAGAIFLGPYSSEPVGDYFAGPNHIIPTNGTARFSSPVDVDDFIKKSSLIYYSKEALLRDGKTIIELARREGLEAHARAVEIRLENEAKGGEADGE; from the coding sequence GTGAAGGTGCAATCCAGCAGGGATTTCAAGCTGCAGCGGGATGTCGATTACGGTACCCCAGAGCAGAATAAGGCCGTTAAGCAAATTGTGGCCGACATCAAACAGGAGGGCGACGCCGCCCTTTTCCGCTATACGGAAAAATTCGACGGAGCTCGGCTCAGCCGTGACAATGTACGGGTAACCCAGGAGGAGCTTCAAGCCGCTTACGAGCATGTTGAAGAATCTTTTGTCTCGGCGATCCGGGCCGCAGCGGACAACATCCGCGCCTTCCATGCCAGACAGAAGCGCAACTCCTGGATGGATCTACAGCCCGATGGCACGATTCTCGGGCAGATTATCCGGCCGCTGCAGCGCGTGGGCGTATATGTTCCCGGAGGCAAGGCATCCTATCCTTCCTCCGTGCTGATGAACGTGATTCCCGCCCAGATCGCGGGAGTGCCGGAGATCGTGATGGTAACGCCGCCGGCAACAGGCGGGAAGGAAGGCATCGACCCGTACATTCTGGTCGCCGCCGCCGAGGCTGGCGTGAATGAAATCTACCGTGTCGGCGGCGCCCAGGCGGTAGCCGCGCTGGCCTTTGGCACGGAGTCGATAGCCCCGGTCGATAAAATCTGCGGACCGGGCAATATTTACGTCGCGCTGGCCAAGCGCGAGGTGTACGGCGCCGTCGATATCGACAGCATCGCCGGACCGAGCGAGATTGTCGTGCTGGCGGATGACACCGCCGAACCTGCCTATATCGCCGCTGACCTCTTGTCGCAGGCGGAGCATGACGAGATGGCTTCGGCTATTCTCGTAACGGCTTCGCAGGCGCTGGCCGAGGCGGTCGCCGCCGAGGTGGAGCGGCAGCTTCGGGAGCTGCCGCGTGAGGCAATCGCCCGGGCCTCTGTGGAAAATTACGGCGCCATTATCGTAGTGGAGACGCTGGAAGAAGGGATTTCCGTAGTCAACCGGCTGGCGCCGGAGCATCTGGAAATCGTGGCACAGGACCCGATGGCGCTGACCGGGGCGGTCCAGAACGCCGGGGCGATTTTCCTCGGGCCTTATAGCTCGGAGCCGGTAGGCGATTATTTTGCCGGACCGAACCATATTATTCCAACTAACGGAACGGCGCGGTTCTCGTCGCCGGTGGACGTGGACGATTTCATTAAGAAATCGAGCCTGATTTATTACAGCAAAGAGGCGCTCTTGCGCGACGGCAAGACGATCATTGAACTGGCTCGCCGCGAAGGGCTGGAGGCTCATGCCAGAGCGGTGGAAATCAGACTGGAGAACGAAGCGAAGGGTGGAGAAGCGGATGGAGAATAA
- the hisH gene encoding imidazole glycerol phosphate synthase subunit HisH, whose translation MTVAIVDYGIGNLHSVSKAIERLGHEPLVTGEASEILAADRVILPGVGAFGDAMDHLRQSGLDKVVKEVAAAGRQPLLGICLGMQLLFTRGEEYGSHEGLDLLPGTVVRFEPREGYKVPHMGWNKLQYLQPENPLLKGLKEGHVYFVHSYHALVEQKSDLLAVTDYGHPVTAIVGRGNVFGMQFHPEKSGELGRKLLEQFLKLEI comes from the coding sequence ATGACCGTTGCTATCGTCGATTACGGGATCGGCAACCTGCACAGCGTCAGCAAGGCGATTGAGCGTTTGGGTCATGAGCCGCTTGTGACCGGGGAAGCCAGTGAGATTCTGGCTGCGGACCGCGTTATTCTGCCCGGCGTCGGCGCGTTCGGAGACGCGATGGATCATCTGCGGCAGAGCGGACTGGATAAGGTTGTAAAAGAGGTTGCTGCTGCGGGACGGCAGCCGCTGCTTGGGATCTGTCTCGGCATGCAGCTTCTGTTTACCCGAGGCGAGGAATACGGCAGCCATGAGGGGCTTGATCTTCTGCCGGGAACAGTGGTGCGCTTCGAGCCGAGAGAAGGCTATAAAGTGCCGCATATGGGCTGGAACAAGCTGCAGTACCTTCAGCCGGAGAACCCGCTGCTCAAGGGGCTGAAGGAGGGACATGTCTATTTTGTTCACTCTTATCATGCGCTGGTCGAGCAGAAAAGCGATTTGCTGGCCGTGACGGATTACGGACACCCGGTTACAGCCATCGTTGGGCGGGGCAATGTATTCGGCATGCAGTTTCATCCCGAGAAGAGCGGGGAGCTGGGAAGGAAGCTGCTTGAGCAGTTTTTGAAGCTGGAAATTTAG
- the hisA gene encoding 1-(5-phosphoribosyl)-5-[(5-phosphoribosylamino)methylideneamino]imidazole-4-carboxamide isomerase, which produces MSSFIIYPAIDIRNGKCVRLLQGDYNQETVYGDSPLAMAKSWEEQGGEFIHLVDLDGAKAGHPVNVDIIGSIAAGVNVPVQVGGGLRTLEDVEKLLSLGVSRVIIGTAAINDREFTETVLAKYGDKVAIGIDARDGYVATHGWLNTSEVLATDLAKELASKGAETFIYTDISRDGMMQGPNVEGILAMAQASGKSVIASGGVTVQDDLLRLSAHKNSGIGGAIVGKALYTGNIKLAEALAALK; this is translated from the coding sequence ATGTCTTCTTTTATCATATATCCGGCGATTGATATCCGGAACGGAAAATGTGTCAGGCTGCTGCAGGGCGATTATAATCAGGAAACGGTTTATGGCGACAGTCCGCTCGCTATGGCCAAATCATGGGAAGAGCAGGGCGGAGAGTTCATTCATCTTGTCGACCTGGACGGCGCGAAAGCCGGGCATCCCGTCAATGTCGATATTATCGGATCCATCGCCGCTGGCGTTAACGTGCCGGTTCAGGTTGGCGGGGGGCTGCGCACGCTGGAGGACGTGGAGAAGCTGCTGTCGCTCGGCGTCAGCCGCGTCATCATCGGCACCGCTGCCATCAATGACCGGGAGTTTACCGAAACCGTATTGGCAAAATACGGTGATAAAGTCGCGATCGGCATCGATGCGCGGGACGGCTATGTTGCCACTCACGGCTGGCTGAACACGTCCGAGGTGCTGGCTACGGATTTGGCGAAGGAGCTCGCGTCTAAGGGCGCGGAAACGTTTATCTACACGGATATTTCCCGCGACGGAATGATGCAGGGCCCGAACGTGGAGGGCATTCTCGCCATGGCGCAGGCCAGCGGCAAGAGCGTCATCGCCTCCGGCGGAGTCACCGTTCAGGACGATCTGCTTCGCCTCAGCGCGCATAAGAACAGCGGTATCGG
- the hisB gene encoding imidazoleglycerol-phosphate dehydratase HisB: MENNGQQARQAGLSRKTNETDIKLSLTVDGSGQAELETDVPFLNHMLDLFTKHGQFDLSVQARGDIEIDDHHTVEDIGICLGQALREALGDKKGIKRYASVFVPMDEALAQVIIDISNRPHFEYRAEYPSQQVGSFSTEMVHEFLWKFALEARLTLHVIVHYGFNTHHMIEAVFKALGRAVDEATAIDPRVKGVPSTKGVL; the protein is encoded by the coding sequence ATGGAGAATAACGGGCAGCAAGCCAGGCAGGCGGGTCTTTCCCGCAAAACGAACGAAACGGACATTAAGCTGTCGCTGACAGTGGATGGAAGCGGTCAGGCGGAGCTTGAGACGGATGTCCCTTTTCTGAACCATATGCTCGATCTGTTCACGAAGCACGGCCAGTTCGATCTGTCTGTCCAGGCGCGCGGCGATATCGAGATTGACGATCACCACACGGTGGAGGATATCGGCATCTGTCTCGGCCAGGCTCTGCGCGAAGCGCTCGGCGATAAGAAGGGCATCAAGCGCTATGCGAGCGTATTTGTGCCGATGGACGAAGCGCTGGCGCAGGTCATTATCGATATCAGCAACCGTCCGCATTTTGAATACCGGGCGGAGTATCCTTCCCAGCAGGTGGGCAGCTTCTCAACCGAGATGGTGCATGAATTCCTGTGGAAATTTGCGCTGGAAGCGCGGCTGACCCTGCATGTCATCGTGCATTACGGCTTCAATACGCATCACATGATCGAGGCGGTATTTAAGGCGCTCGGACGTGCGGTGGACGAGGCGACAGCGATTGATCCCCGGGTGAAAGGCGTTCCATCCACGAAAGGAGTGCTGTAG